From the Jatrophihabitans endophyticus genome, one window contains:
- a CDS encoding TIGR03936 family radical SAM-associated protein — protein MARRVPEGPPPPPVVQRIRLRYAKRGRLRFSSHRDFARAFERALRRAEVPMAYSAGFSPHPKISYVGAAPTGVASEAEYLEIGLARAVDPAVLRAELDRVLPPGLDVDEAVLAGPGSLAERMVASSWRIELPGVDEVTARAALARFLDRDEVGVERLTKSGRRTLDVRSPVVSAAVLGAAEAPSGESRAILGLVVRQVTPTVRPDDVVAALRDVAGLAPTGPPVAVRLAQGPLDDDGAVGDPLAADRNQATTPP, from the coding sequence ATGGCACGTCGCGTCCCCGAGGGCCCCCCGCCGCCGCCCGTGGTGCAGCGGATCCGGCTGCGCTACGCCAAGCGCGGCCGGCTGCGGTTCTCCTCGCACCGCGACTTCGCGCGCGCGTTCGAGCGGGCGCTGCGGCGCGCCGAGGTGCCCATGGCGTACTCCGCCGGCTTCTCGCCGCACCCCAAGATCAGCTATGTCGGCGCCGCGCCGACCGGCGTCGCGAGCGAGGCCGAATACCTCGAGATCGGGCTCGCCCGCGCGGTCGACCCGGCCGTCCTGCGCGCCGAGCTCGATCGGGTGCTGCCCCCGGGCCTGGACGTCGACGAGGCGGTCCTGGCCGGGCCGGGATCACTCGCCGAGCGCATGGTGGCCTCGAGCTGGCGCATCGAGCTGCCGGGAGTGGACGAGGTGACCGCGCGGGCCGCGCTCGCGCGATTCCTCGACCGCGACGAGGTGGGCGTGGAACGCCTCACCAAGAGCGGTCGCCGCACCCTCGACGTCCGCTCGCCCGTGGTCTCGGCCGCGGTGCTCGGCGCGGCCGAAGCGCCGTCCGGGGAGTCACGTGCGATACTGGGTCTGGTCGTACGACAGGTGACCCCTACCGTCCGACCCGACGATGTCGTAGCCGCACTGCGCGACGTCGCCGGTCTCGCCCCGACCGGTCCGCCCGTGGCGGTCCGTCTGGCGCAGGGACCGCTCGACGACGACGGTGCGGTCGGCGACCCGCTGGCCGCCGACCGGAACCAGGCCACGACACCGCCGTAG